The genome window CCGTAGGGGGAGGTCGGTTGCTTTCCCGCCGATTCGTGAATCGGCACGGATTCGGGATGGCCGTACACCGCGGCGCTGGAGGCGAGGACGACCCGCGCGTCCTCCCGCCGAGCGCAGTCGAGGACGAGCAGGCTCCCGTCGCCGGTGACGGCGTGGCTCCGGAGCGGTCGTTCGACCGACTTCGAGACGCTGACCATCGCGGCCTCGTGAAAGACGAGATCGACGCCGGACATGGCCTCATCGACGACCGCCGGGTCGCGTACGTCGCCCTCGATGACGGTGACGTCCGACGGGAGATTACCGCGCTTTCCGGCGGAGAAATCGTCGAGGATTCGAACGTCGTTGTGATCCACGAGCGCTTCGGCGAGGTGGCTACCGACGAACCCCGCACCACCCGTGATGAGAACCGTTTGTCCGCGTGGAACGACCGAGTCGTCGACCGATCGTCGTCCACCGGTCATTCCATGTACCCCAGACCGCGGAGCCGATCTTCCACGCCGTCGAAGTCAGCTTCGACGGCTTCGGTCTCCCCGGATTTACCGTAATCACGCTGTGAGACGGCCCGACGTCCCGGTTTGGAGTGGGGATGGAAAATCTCCTTCAACACGCGACCGTCGGCGTCGGAGGGGACCGCCTCGTCCAACGCGTGAAGCAGGGTCGGGGCGACGTCCGTGACGGTCGCTTCGTTCGCCGTCGATTCCGCTTCGATACTGGCCCCCCACGCGAAGAAGATTCCCTCGGGGCGATGACTGGCGACCTTGCTCCCGCTGTCCCTGAACACCGAACGGGTGAGCGACACGGCCGTTTCGTACCCCTCGATGCCCTTGACCACGAGGTCGGGTGAATAGGGGTCCGTCGGAAACACCTCGTCCCCGTCGTGGACGTTCAGTGGGGCGTCGTCCGTTTCCGGGTCGGTCACCCCTTCGAACAGCGTTCGGAGTTCTTCCTTGAGCGCGGGTACGTCGGCGGGCGCGACGACGCCGGGGTCGAAGCGCATGGTGTCGTTGATGTAGACGTTACCCGACCCGTGGGCGAAGGCGACTGTTTCCTCGAAATTCACGTCGTAGAGGCTGTGGTTCCCGGGAACGTGCGTGGCGACGGAATCGACCAATCCCCGTGGAAGATGCTCGATGAGCGACTTTTCGTTGATGCCGAGGCGGGCCATTACTCCCTCGACCCGGTCCTTCGTTAGCCCCATCTTGGCGAGCGTCCCCCGCGTGCCGTTGCCGCTCTTTCGCGTCAGGAGGTTCTCGCGTTCGAGCAGCGTGTTGAGGAAGGCGAACCGAGAAATCGGACCGAAACCGTGGTCGGAGACGACGAACAGTACCGCATCACGGGATTCGATGTACTCCATCACCTCCCCCAGAATCTCGTCCAGTTGCTGGTAGTGTTCGAGAAGCACGTCGTCCTCCCAGATGAGGTGCTGAAGGCGGTCGGGGGCGGTGTAGACGAAAAAGAACAGCCGCCACTGTTCCTCCATCAACCGTTGCATCAGGGTTCGACGCGTCGAGAGGAGCTTCGCCAGTTCCTCGCGGAACTCCTCGGGTCGGTCCCGGTACTCGTCCCACGACAGGCCTATCTGGTAGTCCGGAATCTCGTCCGCGATTTCGTCGGCCAGTTCCGGCGGTTGGGTGAACCCGTCGTCCATCTCCGGGGTCATCATCCCGGTGACGAGCGACCCGTCGATGTCGCTCGCCGGGTACGTCATCGGAACGTTGCCGACGACGGCGGGCGAGATGATGTCCCACAGTTCCGGACGGCGAACGTCCGCGCTGGTGTTCATCCGGTGGGTGTACCCCCGCTCCAGGTGTTGGAAGCCGTACAGTCCGTGCTTATCGGGCCAGACGCCGGTCGCGATCGTCGGCCATGCTAGCGGTGTCGAATCCGGTGTCGTACTCGTTAGCGGGCCGGACGCACCCTCCTCCAGCAACCGAGAGAAGTTCGGTAGCTGTCCTTCCCCTGTCCATCGCCGAATCAAATCCCATGGGACGCCGTCCAATCCGAGGACGAACGCCCGTTCCGGGCTCTCAGTTTCCATCGACATAAGTTATCGTTGCCGGGGCAGTCCACCTGCCCGTGGCTCTATCGGTTTCACCATCGGGGTTCGCTTTGTTATGGGCTTGTTTCGAGGGGTCTGGGTGTGTCTACTCGGCGTATTTGGGACTGTTTCCGACGGTTCCACTCGAATACCGGCTGGAACACGAAAAATCGTCCCGTGGCACTCCGACCGGTCGGGAATGTATCCCGATGGGGGGACCAGCAACAGCCTACTCTATCGAAACGCCGAGCGACGACGAGAAAAATCGATTCGAGAGAACCGCCCGCTACCGCGGACCGATGGGCGTTCGGGTCGTCGCGGGATCGGTTCCCCGAATCGCGCCCGCGATTTCGCCCATCGTCCGGACCTGAAGCCTCGCCTCGTCGCGGCGGGTTGCGAGATGTTCGAGGATCGTTCGCAATCGCTCGAAATCCCGTTCCTCCGTGAAGTTGTTCGGGTGCATCCAGAGATGAAATACCCCCTCGTCGGCGTCCGCGGCGCGGTCGATGCCGCGCTTCGCCGAGCGAATGAGCGGGTCTCCCCAAAGCCGTTCGGTGACGGTTCGCGCCCGTCCCTCGTAACCGAACAGGAACATCGATGCCGGGATGTTCACCAGTCCGTACTCGTCGACTTCGGGTGTGACGAGCGGCGGACTCGTCCTGCTCACGAGCAAATCGATGAGCTTTCCGAGCGACTGGAAGCGCGACCCGTCGTACCAGAGTTCCGGCCGTTGGCCGCGATAGCAGGTGAGTCCGTAGGCGGCGAGCACGTCCCGATGCCCGATCTTGTTTCGTGGGAAGACGAACGATTCGAGGGTGTACCCCGCGTCGTCCGCGGTTTCGATACTTCGTCGTGTCTCCGCGACTGCGACCTCCCGATCCGTCGCCTCGTCGCCGAGTTCGACGTGTGAAAACGTATGGCAGCCGAGTTCGTGCCGTGCGTCGGCGTCGATGATGGCATCGATCAGGCCGTCACCGAACCAGAACGGGTTCTCCGACGCACTGCCACCGGGGTCGCGGTCGAACCAGTCGTCCGTCGGTGTCGGATGGTTCGCATGCGTCCCGTCACACGATTCGAGAAAGAGATGACCGACGACTGCCCACGTCGCCGGGATGTTGAACTCGTCGAACAGAGCGAGAAGCCGAGACCACGATGTTCGTGCGGTCTCGACGTTCTCCTTGACCTCCGAGAGGTCGTGATAGCCCCATGCGAGTTCGGCGTCGAGCGAGAGGACGACGGCGTTCATGTCTGTCGAAAACCCGGTCGGAACGCGATTAAACCGCGCCGACCGTTCAGTTTCGTTCGGGTGGGTAAGCGAGGATTACCCGGGCGATTCATTCGACAGTCACGCTCTTCGCCAGATTACGTGGCTTGTCGATGGGTCGGTCGAGGAGGGCGGCGGCGTGATACGAGAGCAGTTGCAACTGGACGTTGGCGAGGATTCCCGCCGCATCGGGGTGCGTGTCGGGAATCGTCAACACGTCGTCCGCGTGCTGGAAGATCGCCTCGTTCGAATCGCTCGCCACCGCGACGACCGGCGCACCGCGAGCGTCGACTTCCTTGACGTTGTTCAGGGTCTTCTCGTCGTGACGGCCGTCGAACACGGCGAACACCGGGGTTGCCGGCGTCACCAGCGCGAGCGGTCCGTGTTTCAGTTCGCCCGCCGCGAAGCCTTCCGCGTGCTCGTACGAAATCTCCTTGAACTTGAGTGCCCCTTCCAGCGCGACCGGGAACATCGTTCCCCGCCCGATGAAGAAGTAGGACTCGCTGTCGTGGTAGCGTTTTGCGACGCGGTGAGCTTTCGTGTAATCGAGGATCTGTTGGATGTGGTCGGGCAGGTCGCCAAAGGCGGACAGCACTTCCTCGATGCCGTCGCTTCGCGTGCCGACCGTATCCCGGACGATTCGCTCGCCGAGGAGGGACAGCGAGGCGACTTGTGAGGAGAACGTCTTCGTGGCGGCCACACCGATTTCCGGACCGGCCCGGATGAACAGCGCGTCGTCACACTCGCGTGCGGCGGTGGATCCGACGACGTTCGTCACCGCGAGCGTCCGTGCACCGCTCGCGTTCGCCCGTCGCAAGGCCGAGAGGGTGTCCGCCGTTTCGCCGCTCTGGGTGACACCGACGACGAGCGTCTCCTCGTCCACCGGTGGCGGGGAGACGGCGTACTCGCTTGCGAGGAACGTCTGGGCAGGGACGCCGCGACGTTCCACGAAGCTGTTTCCGGCGAGACCCGCGTGGTACGACGTCCCGCAGGCGACGAACTGAACGCGTCGAACGTCCTCGAACGTCCCCGCCGGGAAATCCTCCAGCGAGATATCGCCGGTCGTTTGGTCGACACGCCCACGGAGCGTTTGACGGAGCGACGTTGGTTGTTCGTGAATCTCCTTCAGCATGTAGTGGTCGTAGCCACCCTTCCCGGCATCCTGTGGGTCCCAATCGAACGTCTGACTGGTGCGCTCGACCGGCGTTCCATCGAGTTTCGTTATCTCGTGCTGGCCGGGTTCGATGACGACGACATCACCATCGTCGAGGAAGATCACCTCGTCGGTGAAATCCAAGAAGGCGGGGACGTCGCTGGCGAGGAAGTGGGTTCCTTCCCTGACACCGAGGACGAGCGGCGACCCCGACCGAGTCGCGTACACGGCATCGCTTCCTTCGACCAACATCGCGACGGCATAACTCCCCGAGAGCTGTCGGATCGTCCGCCGGAACGCCTCTTCCGGCGTCGCACCGCGTTCGAGATGATCCTCGACCAGATGCGGGATCACCTCGGTATCGGTGTCGCTTTCGAACGTGTGACCACGTTCGGTGAGCTCCGTTCGGAGCGCTTCGTAGTTCTCGATGATGCCGTTGTGAACGACGGCGACCTTTTCGTCACACCCGGTGTGCGGATGGGCGTTTTCGTCGGTCGGTGGTCCGTGCGTACTCCATCGGGTGTGTCCGATGCCGAGGCCGCCGGACGGGACTTCGTCTATCAACATCTCCTTCAGGTGAGATATCTGGCCTTCACGTTTGAAGACCGCTGGGCCTCCCCCGTTTTTGACGGCGAGTCCGGCCGAATCGTAGCCTCGATATTCGAGGTTTTCGAGACCGACGAGCAACTCGTCTACCGCGTCTTGCGTTTCGCCAACTCGGGCGATGATACCACACATTAGTCGAATACCTCCCTGTTGTCACTCATTGCCGACGAAGCGTTCGCAGGTGGTTCCATTGGACGGTACGACTTCCGATATCTGTTCGTCTATCGTTCGGGAATCTCATAGGCAACTCCGCTATGTCCAGTACCCCGATGTCTCCAATTCGGGGGTGAACGGTAATTACGAATACCCGGATTACCTCTTTGTTATACGCCCTCTGACCGGTCCGAAGGCCGGTCTTAGGTCCTTCCAATGGTGTCGTACTCGTCTCCGCTAGATGGGTGCCGAGAAGGCATTTTGCAGGCAGTACGCTCGGTACCACTCGGTACGGACCGGCTACTTTCGTTCCGTTACTGACGGAAGCGAACGGATGTCGAACTGGACCTGACAACACAGGATACAGACGTCCTACGGGGACCCTCATCGGCGTGAACGAGTTCGATGGACGGCCGTTACAAGAAAAAGTTCGATGGACGACCGTGACAAGAAAATATGAGAGCTGAATTTTCGCCGTGTCCTGTGGGCTCAGATGTTGATGGCGGATGGCTTGACCCAAATGACGAACTCATCGTCTTGTCGAACGACGCCGTGGACGGACTTGCTCTCGACCGACTCGTCCACGTCGGCATCGTCGAGGCTGACGACTTGATTCACCTCGTCGATTACCCACCCGATGCTTCGCTCGTCTTCCGTCTCGAAAACGATCACCCGGTCACCTGCCCCGGATCCGGTCTGCCCGAGGACGGTTTTCGGGTTGACGATGGTCGTCGTCGTCCCCCGAAGGTCCATGACCCCTTCGACGTGGGGTTTCGAATCGGGTAGTTTCGTCAACTCGTGACGGTCCACGATCTCGTCGATGTGCGCGATATCGATGCAGTACTGTTTGTCTTCGAGACGAAAAACTAACACCTGTAATTCAGAAACGCTTTTTGACATGAGTGGTTCTCCTTTGGGGATCCACTTTACTGTTCCGCTGAAGGCCATCTCACGAAAATTCCGTTTCACTTCGGCGCGACCTCTCTACAATTCTAATACTTTCAAATTAAGTTTCTGTGACGAGAGTGACGGTATCTTTTTATGCTCTTGTTATCAAAGTCGATAACCGATGGGGTCTGTGGAACTGCTGCGGGTGCTCGGTAACAAATACAACGCCGAAATACTCGACGCAACACACGAACCGAAATCCGCACAGGAGCTAAGCGAGGAGCTTGGTATCCCGATAGCGACCAGCTATCGCCGAATAGAAGAACTCACCGAGGCGAACCTGCTCGAACTGATCGGGCGCGAGTTCTCGAACGAAGGCCGCCGAACGAAAGTGTATCGGCGTGACATCGATAGCGTGTCGATCTCGTTTCAGAGTGATGGTATCGACGTGTCCGTCGGTGACCGTCCCGAAGTCGAGAACGCATTGGTAGACGTGTGGCGCGACCTGAAGGAGCAACGGTAACCGTACCGCCAATAAGCACGTGTTCTTCGGCGTCATACCTGCCATCTCGGAGTTCTCGATGGTTACGTTCGCCGTCAGTGGTATTCCCGGGCCGAACGATGAACGCTGTTCTAGCTCTTCATCGGCTTTCCCTTCGTCGTTCTTACGGCCATCGCGATGACCGTCAGTGCGTTCATGTACGGGTTCGAAGGTGATCTCCTCTCCTCAGATTAGACGAAAACTTGCCATTGATGAATATATGACTGCTTAGGCAGTGTTAATTATATACGGATAAGCGACCAGAACGAATTTTCTCCGTTGATGGCCTCATTTTGGATTATATTGCCATTATTGGCCGTCTAAGAACGATATCACACCTGATAATTGGATACGTAGATTTAATACAATCCTTTGATTCGTTCCGCATAGAGTCCGAACCGTGATACATTTCGGTTCGGACATGAAGTGAGAAATCATGAAAGACGCAATTCAACAGCGCCTCAATAACAGAGGTCAGGTCGGTATCGGAACGCTCATCGTGTTCATCGCGATGGTGCTGGTCGCGGCAATCGCGGCCGGTGTGCTCATCAACACGGCGGGTTTCCTCCAGTCGAAGTCCCAGCAGACGGGCCAAGACAGCACGGCACAGGTCTCCAACCGCGTCGAAGTCGTCTCCGGCTTCGGTAACGTGACGTCGAGTGAACAGGTTGACTACATCAACCTGACCGTCATGCGCGGGTCGGGTTCCGATGACATCAACCTCTCGACGGCCACCATCGAGTGGATCGGTCCGAACAAGGCAAAGACGCTCGTGGCAGGAAACCTGTCCGCGACGAATGCGAAATCCGCAGGCATGACGCCCGGTGACAGCCACTACTTCAACGTCTCGGACATAAAGGACGAGGACGACTCCGCACCGGTCCTCAACAGTCAGGACGACCGCTTCACGATCTCGATGAACGCGACGGCAATCGGCGCGAAAGCGCTCGGCGAGGGCCAGACGGTCGACCTCAAACTCACTACGCAGTACGGTGCAGTCACGCTCTACCGCGCGAACATCCCACAGTCGCTCTCCCAGGAGAGCGCGGTGACGGTCTAATAAAAATGAAAGACGCAATTCAACAGCGCCTCAATAACAGAGGTCAGGTCGGTATCGGAACGCTCATCGTGTTCATCGCAATGGTGCTGGTCGCGGCGATCGCGGCCGGTGTGCTCATCAACACGGCGGGCTTCCTCCAGTCGAAATCCGAGCAGACGGGCCAAGACAGCACGGCACAGGTCTCCAACCGCGTTCAGGTCGTCTCCGGCTTCGGTAACGTGACGACGCTGGACGGCACCGGTACTTACGATCCGAACGGAAAGGAGTACGTCGATACGGTCAATTTGACGGTCATGCGCGGATCGGGGTCGGACGACATCAATCTCTCCACGGCCACCATCGAGTGGATCGGCCCGAACAAGGCAGTGACGCTCGTGAACGGCAGCAACGCGAACGGTACCCAATTCACCGTCTCGGCGATCAAGGACGGCGACAAATCGGTTCCCGTTCTCAACAGCCAGGACGACCGCTTCACGATCTCCCTGAACGCGTCGGGAATCGCTGGTAGCAACGTCTACGGACTCTCCGAGGGTCAGACGGCCGAACTTCGACTCACCACGCAGTACGGTGCAGTCACGCTCTACCGTGTGAACGTCCCGCAATCGCTCTCCCAGGAGAGCGCGGTGACGGTCTAACCAGGTACTCTCTTCCTTTTTAGTGCAACCTTCCCCAATCATGAGTCACCACGTTTCTTTGAAAAGGTAGATTTTTCATCCCCTACAATAATTCCAATCCGTGACATCGCTGTTTACCCTCGAAAAAGAGGCCGACGCTGAACGCCTCGTCACGGTGCTCGGCGAAAGCAACAACGACACCATTCGACAGCGAGCCGCAGAAATCCTCGGCGACCTCGACGTCCCGGACGACGAGGTCGTGGACTCACTGACGACGGCCGCACAGGACGATCCGAACGCTGCGGTTCGAGCAGCCGCCATCGACGCCCTCGACCAACGGGAAGCGGTCGAACAGCTCATCGCTGCCATCGTTGGCGAGGAGATCAGCGGAAGTAGAGCTGAGTGGGCGCGAGCGGAGGAACTCACGGACGCGCTCACGTCCGATCAACCGGAGCTTCGAATGGCGGCCGCGAACGTTCTCGGACGGATCGGGAGCCGCTCCGCGACCGAGGATCTGATTCGCCAGTTGTCGGACCCGGATCCCCGAGTTCGCTCGCGTATCGCGCGTGCACTGGGACGGCTTGAGGACAAACGAGCAGTGTCCCACCTCGCCGAGCGACGAACCGACGAGGAAGTCGAAGTCCGTCGGGAGACGGCTGAAGCGCTCGGTCGGATGCAAGGGGACGAGGCGCTTTCCGCTCTGCTCGGTATGCTCAACGACCCTGCCGAAGCGGTGCGACGAATCGCCGCTGGATCGCTCGGGACCTTCGGTAGTGAGAGACCTCTCGACGCCCTCATCGAACTGCTAGGGGATAAATCGGATGCGGTTCGAAAGGCGGCCGTGTTCTCCCTCATCGAGTTGCTCTCGAACGTACCACCGGAGAAGAGCCACGAGCTCCGGGAGACGATGGTCGAAAAGCTCAGTACGAGCGAGCATCGCGTCGTCGTCACGTCGCTCGTCGAGATCATCGAAGAGGGATCACAGGCACACCAGCGCCGCAACGCGACTTGGTTGCTTGGTCGGGTGACAGGTACCCAAAACCGGTGGGAAGCGATCGAGACACTCGT of Haladaptatus sp. R4 contains these proteins:
- a CDS encoding alkaline phosphatase family protein codes for the protein MSMETESPERAFVLGLDGVPWDLIRRWTGEGQLPNFSRLLEEGASGPLTSTTPDSTPLAWPTIATGVWPDKHGLYGFQHLERGYTHRMNTSADVRRPELWDIISPAVVGNVPMTYPASDIDGSLVTGMMTPEMDDGFTQPPELADEIADEIPDYQIGLSWDEYRDRPEEFREELAKLLSTRRTLMQRLMEEQWRLFFFVYTAPDRLQHLIWEDDVLLEHYQQLDEILGEVMEYIESRDAVLFVVSDHGFGPISRFAFLNTLLERENLLTRKSGNGTRGTLAKMGLTKDRVEGVMARLGINEKSLIEHLPRGLVDSVATHVPGNHSLYDVNFEETVAFAHGSGNVYINDTMRFDPGVVAPADVPALKEELRTLFEGVTDPETDDAPLNVHDGDEVFPTDPYSPDLVVKGIEGYETAVSLTRSVFRDSGSKVASHRPEGIFFAWGASIEAESTANEATVTDVAPTLLHALDEAVPSDADGRVLKEIFHPHSKPGRRAVSQRDYGKSGETEAVEADFDGVEDRLRGLGYME
- a CDS encoding polysaccharide deacetylase family protein, producing MNAVVLSLDAELAWGYHDLSEVKENVETARTSWSRLLALFDEFNIPATWAVVGHLFLESCDGTHANHPTPTDDWFDRDPGGSASENPFWFGDGLIDAIIDADARHELGCHTFSHVELGDEATDREVAVAETRRSIETADDAGYTLESFVFPRNKIGHRDVLAAYGLTCYRGQRPELWYDGSRFQSLGKLIDLLVSRTSPPLVTPEVDEYGLVNIPASMFLFGYEGRARTVTERLWGDPLIRSAKRGIDRAADADEGVFHLWMHPNNFTEERDFERLRTILEHLATRRDEARLQVRTMGEIAGAIRGTDPATTRTPIGPR
- the glmS gene encoding glutamine--fructose-6-phosphate transaminase (isomerizing) translates to MCGIIARVGETQDAVDELLVGLENLEYRGYDSAGLAVKNGGGPAVFKREGQISHLKEMLIDEVPSGGLGIGHTRWSTHGPPTDENAHPHTGCDEKVAVVHNGIIENYEALRTELTERGHTFESDTDTEVIPHLVEDHLERGATPEEAFRRTIRQLSGSYAVAMLVEGSDAVYATRSGSPLVLGVREGTHFLASDVPAFLDFTDEVIFLDDGDVVVIEPGQHEITKLDGTPVERTSQTFDWDPQDAGKGGYDHYMLKEIHEQPTSLRQTLRGRVDQTTGDISLEDFPAGTFEDVRRVQFVACGTSYHAGLAGNSFVERRGVPAQTFLASEYAVSPPPVDEETLVVGVTQSGETADTLSALRRANASGARTLAVTNVVGSTAARECDDALFIRAGPEIGVAATKTFSSQVASLSLLGERIVRDTVGTRSDGIEEVLSAFGDLPDHIQQILDYTKAHRVAKRYHDSESYFFIGRGTMFPVALEGALKFKEISYEHAEGFAAGELKHGPLALVTPATPVFAVFDGRHDEKTLNNVKEVDARGAPVVAVASDSNEAIFQHADDVLTIPDTHPDAAGILANVQLQLLSYHAAALLDRPIDKPRNLAKSVTVE
- a CDS encoding chemotaxis protein CheW, producing MLVFRLEDKQYCIDIAHIDEIVDRHELTKLPDSKPHVEGVMDLRGTTTTIVNPKTVLGQTGSGAGDRVIVFETEDERSIGWVIDEVNQVVSLDDADVDESVESKSVHGVVRQDDEFVIWVKPSAINI
- a CDS encoding helix-turn-helix domain-containing protein; protein product: MGSVELLRVLGNKYNAEILDATHEPKSAQELSEELGIPIATSYRRIEELTEANLLELIGREFSNEGRRTKVYRRDIDSVSISFQSDGIDVSVGDRPEVENALVDVWRDLKEQR
- a CDS encoding archaellin/type IV pilin N-terminal domain-containing protein; this translates as MKDAIQQRLNNRGQVGIGTLIVFIAMVLVAAIAAGVLINTAGFLQSKSQQTGQDSTAQVSNRVEVVSGFGNVTSSEQVDYINLTVMRGSGSDDINLSTATIEWIGPNKAKTLVAGNLSATNAKSAGMTPGDSHYFNVSDIKDEDDSAPVLNSQDDRFTISMNATAIGAKALGEGQTVDLKLTTQYGAVTLYRANIPQSLSQESAVTV
- a CDS encoding archaellin/type IV pilin N-terminal domain-containing protein, which produces MKDAIQQRLNNRGQVGIGTLIVFIAMVLVAAIAAGVLINTAGFLQSKSEQTGQDSTAQVSNRVQVVSGFGNVTTLDGTGTYDPNGKEYVDTVNLTVMRGSGSDDINLSTATIEWIGPNKAVTLVNGSNANGTQFTVSAIKDGDKSVPVLNSQDDRFTISLNASGIAGSNVYGLSEGQTAELRLTTQYGAVTLYRVNVPQSLSQESAVTV
- a CDS encoding HEAT repeat domain-containing protein; translation: MTSLFTLEKEADAERLVTVLGESNNDTIRQRAAEILGDLDVPDDEVVDSLTTAAQDDPNAAVRAAAIDALDQREAVEQLIAAIVGEEISGSRAEWARAEELTDALTSDQPELRMAAANVLGRIGSRSATEDLIRQLSDPDPRVRSRIARALGRLEDKRAVSHLAERRTDEEVEVRRETAEALGRMQGDEALSALLGMLNDPAEAVRRIAAGSLGTFGSERPLDALIELLGDKSDAVRKAAVFSLIELLSNVPPEKSHELRETMVEKLSTSEHRVVVTSLVEIIEEGSQAHQRRNATWLLGRVTGTQNRWEAIETLVGVLDADDGMTAQFAVTSLAEIGGKSVETALLEVLSDSEATTDAQAMAAFGLGKVGGERSRERLDDLVDTTDDEEVRKRAFSALSKLGGRA